The DNA segment CTGCTCATGGAAGAACTCATAAACGTCGCAATAGATATGGGCCTGCCCGCAGACATCGCAAAAGAACTCGTCTTCCAGACCGCCAAAGGCGCGGGCCTCCTCGCAGAAATGGCATACTCACGAAACGAAACACCCGGCCAGCTCCGAGAACGTGTAACCAGCCCAGGCGGCACAACCGCAGCAGCCATGAAGGTCCTCAAGGACCTCGACTTCAACGGCATAATGACAAAAGCCCTGACCGCCGCAAGAGACCGCTCCCGAGAACTCTCACAATAAATTTATAGGGTTGCTCCAATTAAGGACCTCTGTTAAACTCAATACCTGACGCTTGAAAATCCGAATTCAAACAGGAGGTAGCATGAAAATTCTCATCGTCTACTATTCCCTCTACGGCCACACCCTCAAACTTGCACGTGCCGCCGAGCAGGGCGCATCCCAGATCGAAAACGCCGAAGTCATCTTCCGTCGCGTCCGCGAGTTCCCCGAAACCGAAGTCGACATGCCCAACCACCCCCACGCCGACAAGGTCTGGCAGCAGCAGAAGGACACCCCCGAATGCACCCTCGACGACCTCAAAGCCGCCGACGGCATAATCTTCGCCTCACCCACCCGCTTCGGCAACATGATCGCCCAGATGAAACGCCTCTTCGACTCCTGCGCATCGCTCTGGATGGAAGGCGCCCTCGAAGGCAAACCCGCAGGCGTCCTCACCTCCACCGCAAGCACCCACGGCGGCCAGGAAACCACTCTCGTATCCATGATGATCCCAATCCTCCACCTCGGCATGGTCGTCGTAGGCTGCCCATACTCCATCGATGGCATGATCCACACCGAGGCCCGAGGCGCAACCCCCTACGGCCCGACAACCCTAGCAGGCCCCGACAACTCACGCGAACCACACGAACAGGACATCGAAATAGCAAAACAATACGGCAAACGCTTCGCAACCATAACCGCAAAAATGACACAATGACCCCGTTCAACCTACTTCAATCACCCGGTCCAAATAAAAAACCCGCTAGCTGCGTCCATACTCGCCCAAATATAAGCAGCACCTGAGTTT comes from the Anaerohalosphaera lusitana genome and includes:
- the wrbA gene encoding NAD(P)H:quinone oxidoreductase; protein product: MKILIVYYSLYGHTLKLARAAEQGASQIENAEVIFRRVREFPETEVDMPNHPHADKVWQQQKDTPECTLDDLKAADGIIFASPTRFGNMIAQMKRLFDSCASLWMEGALEGKPAGVLTSTASTHGGQETTLVSMMIPILHLGMVVVGCPYSIDGMIHTEARGATPYGPTTLAGPDNSREPHEQDIEIAKQYGKRFATITAKMTQ